The nucleotide window ACGATAGGCTTGCGGATCCATGTAAGCGGAATGTGGGTCGAGCTCCAACACCATGCCACGCACTGCACCCTGAATGAGTTTGTCCTGATCGGGCTCATCAACGTAGCTGCGTTCCACGTAGGCCAAAGCTTGAGCAAACACCCCTAAGTTGCGGTAGGGGCTGGCCGAAGTTGGCAAAGCAGCCGCTATGGTGCTGGCAAAGGCGGCTCCGCAGGCAAAAGCCAGCACGAGGGCCAAAGCCGCTGAAACTCGCTTTTTTATCGGTATTTTGTTCATTTTTTGAAGAATCATCGTCCAGACCTGTACGCCCCAGTTCCAGCTACACTATAACGAATTTGCAGAGTTGTGGATCCGTAGGACGCTGTGCGTTACGCTAATTTCTCAGGGTACACTCTACCCCAATATCACGAAGGGATACTTGACTATGGCAGGAAGCGACAAAAGAAAGCAGAGCCTTTATTTTCCAGAGGCAATGCTCCAAGACATCCAAACTGAAGCAACCCGACTCGACCGCTCACTTTCTTGGATCGTGCAGCGTTGTGTCAAGCTCGGGCTCTCAGAAATCCGCAAATTACCATCAGTGAACGAGATTCCTGGCGGCGCGGACGATGAAAAAGAGCTTCAGCAAAGCGCTGAGAATTAAGACACAACCTTGGAGTCCTGACCGAGGGCTCGGAGATAATCAGAATCCCTGATGTTTTTGGCGTGACGAAGCGATACAGGGGTATCGGCGAGAAACAGTGGAAACATCAGGGATTCTGAGGGTTACGAGATCGACGGGAGTGACTTCAAGATTACGTCTTGCGCTTGCTCCGATGAGAGC belongs to Myxococcales bacterium and includes:
- a CDS encoding TIGR04563 family protein, producing MAGSDKRKQSLYFPEAMLQDIQTEATRLDRSLSWIVQRCVKLGLSEIRKLPSVNEIPGGADDEKELQQSAEN